From the genome of Roseofilum reptotaenium CS-1145, one region includes:
- a CDS encoding AEC family transporter: MNVILSALVPVTFIISIGMIAGRTLTLERSTLSQLAVYILTPALISSSLYQARLSTDSTLGLIIGYLITCLLIYGVSLGISKLLRLKSGMETSFIATSLFANTGNMGLPFATFALGEAGLDRAIVCLIVSSLIIFSTGPALLQGGGLRDSLRLIVRLPLIWAMIAGLVLRVFSIDLPLRLDNGLDLLGSAAIPIALIVLGIQLSTTTFKIGLYEGVTAIIRLLVAPAIAYSVGRSLGLEVLDVQVLILQSAMPTAVNTVVLVTQFGGDASWAARTVVVSTVMALVTLPLVLWVTLML, encoded by the coding sequence ATGAATGTTATTTTATCTGCCTTAGTCCCGGTTACTTTCATTATTTCCATTGGCATGATTGCCGGTCGGACTTTGACTCTGGAACGCTCAACCCTTTCTCAACTTGCGGTCTATATTCTGACTCCGGCTTTAATTTCTAGTAGCCTCTATCAAGCCAGATTATCAACAGATAGTACCCTGGGGCTAATTATCGGATATCTCATTACTTGTCTATTGATCTATGGGGTTTCCCTGGGCATAAGTAAACTTCTCCGGCTCAAATCTGGGATGGAAACCAGTTTTATCGCCACTTCCTTGTTTGCTAATACAGGAAACATGGGCCTGCCGTTTGCCACATTTGCGTTAGGAGAAGCGGGTTTAGATCGGGCGATTGTTTGCCTAATTGTGTCTAGTTTAATCATTTTTTCTACGGGCCCAGCGTTGTTGCAAGGAGGAGGATTAAGGGATAGTTTGCGTCTGATCGTGAGATTACCCCTCATTTGGGCTATGATCGCTGGGTTGGTTTTGCGCGTTTTCTCTATTGATCTTCCTCTACGGCTCGATAATGGGTTAGACCTTTTAGGAAGTGCTGCTATTCCCATTGCTTTAATTGTTCTCGGCATTCAATTAAGCACCACTACCTTTAAAATAGGACTCTATGAGGGCGTTACAGCAATCATTCGTTTGCTAGTGGCCCCAGCAATTGCGTATAGTGTGGGTCGAAGCTTAGGACTAGAGGTACTAGATGTGCAAGTGTTAATCTTGCAAAGTGCAATGCCCACTGCTGTGAATACAGTGGTGTTGGTGACTCAATTTGGGGGAGATGCGTCATGGGCTGCCCGCACGGTGGTGGTGTCTACAGTGATGGCTTTAGTAACGCTTCCCTTAGTTCTGTGGGTAACCTTGATGCTTTAG